A single window of Pectobacterium parmentieri DNA harbors:
- the gpsA gene encoding NAD(P)H-dependent glycerol-3-phosphate dehydrogenase — protein sequence MNASDASMTVIGAGSYGTALAITLARNGHRVVLWGHNSTHIQALQTARCNQAFLPDVPFPDSLQLETNLAQALAASRNVLVVVPSHVFGDVLRQLKPHLRADARIVWATKGLEAETGRLLQDVAREALGDTIPLAVVSGPTFAKELAAGMPTAIALASTDSEFADDLQRLLHCGKSFRVYSNPDFIGVQLGGAVKNVIAIGAGMSDGIGFGANARTALITRGLAEMTRLGAALGADPTTFMGMAGLGDLVLTCTDNQSRNRRFGMMLGQGMDVQSAQDSIGQVVEGYRNTKEVLALAQRYGVEMPITEQLWQVLYCGKDAREAALSLLGRTRKDETARL from the coding sequence ATGAACGCGTCTGACGCTTCCATGACTGTCATCGGTGCCGGTTCATACGGCACCGCATTAGCCATTACGCTGGCGCGTAATGGCCATCGAGTTGTGCTGTGGGGCCACAACTCTACGCACATTCAGGCGTTACAAACCGCTCGCTGTAATCAGGCATTCCTGCCTGATGTGCCTTTCCCTGATTCGCTACAGTTGGAAACTAATTTGGCGCAGGCACTCGCTGCTAGCAGAAATGTGCTGGTTGTCGTGCCGAGCCATGTGTTTGGTGATGTTTTACGTCAGTTGAAACCTCACTTGCGTGCTGATGCGCGTATCGTGTGGGCGACCAAAGGTCTGGAAGCGGAAACAGGGCGTCTGTTACAGGATGTCGCACGTGAAGCATTGGGTGATACCATCCCGCTTGCGGTGGTGTCCGGCCCGACATTTGCCAAAGAATTAGCGGCCGGTATGCCGACGGCGATTGCACTGGCATCAACGGACAGTGAGTTTGCTGATGACCTGCAACGGCTGCTGCACTGTGGGAAGAGCTTCCGCGTTTATAGCAACCCGGATTTTATCGGTGTGCAGTTGGGCGGCGCAGTGAAAAACGTCATTGCTATCGGTGCCGGAATGTCTGACGGCATTGGGTTTGGTGCTAATGCACGAACCGCCCTGATCACTCGCGGATTGGCGGAAATGACCCGGCTTGGTGCCGCACTGGGTGCTGATCCTACTACCTTCATGGGGATGGCTGGGCTTGGCGATCTGGTGCTGACTTGTACTGATAATCAGTCCCGCAACCGACGCTTTGGCATGATGTTGGGGCAGGGAATGGATGTGCAGAGCGCGCAGGATAGCATTGGTCAGGTTGTTGAAGGATACCGCAATACCAAAGAGGTTCTGGCACTAGCGCAGCGCTACGGCGTTGAAATGCCGATTACTGAGCAACTCTGGCAGGTTCTGTATTGTGGGAAAGATGCCCGAGAGGCGGCGCTGAGCCTGTTGGGGCGCACGCGTAAAGACGAAACCGCCAGATTGTAA
- a CDS encoding divergent polysaccharide deacetylase family protein, giving the protein MSYLTKAPLLALSLFALSPLALAGKLSIVIDDFGYRPHNENQILAMPTAISVAVLPNAPYAREMATKAHQQGREVLIHLPMAPMSKQPLERDTLRPDMSSDEIQRIIRQSVNNVPYAVGLNNHMGSAMTASLPGMQKVMQALSAYQLYFLDSMTIGSSQSSQAAAGTGVKVIKRKVFLDDSQNEAEIRKQFARAVQIARRSGSAIAIGHPHPSTIRVLQQMLPTLDADIVLVRPSQLLNEPTRQYEPQPPAKPRNPFRGIPQCQVKQPPEPVKNDVFFRLVSSSIMDSVPVLFIKHRWQTWVAPTDAEAHKQP; this is encoded by the coding sequence TTGTCTTATTTAACCAAAGCACCGTTATTGGCATTGAGTCTGTTCGCACTTTCTCCCTTGGCACTGGCCGGCAAGCTTTCCATCGTGATCGATGATTTTGGCTATCGCCCACATAATGAGAACCAGATTCTGGCGATGCCTACGGCGATTTCCGTCGCAGTATTGCCCAACGCCCCCTACGCTCGTGAAATGGCGACAAAAGCCCATCAGCAAGGGCGTGAGGTGCTGATCCATCTACCGATGGCACCGATGAGCAAACAACCACTGGAGCGTGACACCTTACGCCCAGACATGAGCAGTGACGAAATTCAGCGCATTATTCGCCAATCAGTCAATAACGTGCCTTACGCTGTGGGGTTGAATAACCATATGGGCAGCGCGATGACCGCCAGCCTGCCCGGCATGCAAAAAGTCATGCAGGCGCTCAGTGCCTATCAGCTCTATTTCCTCGATAGCATGACGATTGGCAGCAGCCAATCGAGTCAGGCCGCAGCAGGAACGGGCGTGAAGGTCATCAAACGCAAAGTTTTTCTGGATGATTCGCAAAACGAAGCTGAGATTCGTAAGCAGTTTGCCCGCGCGGTACAAATCGCCCGTCGCAGCGGCTCCGCCATCGCTATCGGGCATCCTCACCCTTCAACCATCCGTGTCTTACAGCAGATGTTGCCCACGCTGGATGCCGATATTGTCTTAGTGCGCCCCAGCCAGTTGCTGAATGAACCGACGAGGCAGTATGAGCCACAGCCGCCAGCCAAGCCGCGTAATCCGTTCCGCGGTATACCGCAGTGTCAGGTCAAGCAACCGCCGGAACCGGTGAAGAACGATGTGTTCTTCAGGCTGGTGAGTAGCAGCATTATGGACAGTGTACCGGTGCTATTTATCAAGCACCGCTGGCAGACCTGGGTTGCTCCCACCGACGCCGAAGCACACAAGCAGCCATAA
- the metE gene encoding 5-methyltetrahydropteroyltriglutamate--homocysteine S-methyltransferase, translating into MAIVNHTLGFPRVGLRRELKKAQESYWAGNATQEELLAVGRELRARHWQQQKDAGVDLLPVGDFAWYDHVLTTSLLLGNVPARHQNEDGSVDLDTLFRIGRGRAPTGQPAAAAEMTKWFNTNYHYMVPEFTQGQQFTLTWTQLLDEVDEALALGHKVKPVLLGPVTYLWLGKVKGEQFDRLSLLKDILPVYQQVLAELAKRGIEWVQIDEPALALELPQEWLAAFKPAYDALQGQVKLLLTTYFDSVSQNLETIKALPVQGLHIDLVHGKDDAAALSVQLPANWVLSLGVINGRNVWRADLSSWFERLQPLVGTRDLWLGSSCSLLHSPIDLSVEVRLDDEVKSWFAFAIQKCAELSLLSQALNSGNGQALEAYSAPIRARRTSTRVNNTAVAQRLAAITAQDSQRQNVYAVRADAQRERFNLPAWPTTTIGSFPQTTEIRGLRLDFKQGRLDGNNYRTGIAEHIKQAVVEQERLGLDVLVHGEAERNDMVEYFGEHLDGFVFTQNGWVQSYGSRCVKPPVIIGDVSRPEAITVEWAKYAQSLTDKPMKGMLTGPVTILCWSFPREDVTRETIAKQIALALRDEVADLEAAGIGIIQIDEPALREGLPLHRSDWAAYLAWAVDAFRLNAAVAKDDTQIHTHMCYCEFNDIMDSIAALDADVITIETSRSDMELLESFEEFEYPNEIGPGVYDIHSPNVPSVEWMEALLKKAAQRIPAERLWVNPDCGLKTRGWPETRQALANMVQAAQRLREAQ; encoded by the coding sequence ATGGCGATTGTGAATCACACACTGGGTTTTCCGCGCGTTGGACTACGTCGTGAACTGAAAAAAGCGCAGGAAAGCTACTGGGCAGGTAACGCGACACAGGAAGAGTTGCTGGCCGTCGGACGCGAGTTGCGTGCGCGTCATTGGCAACAACAGAAGGATGCTGGCGTTGATCTGCTGCCAGTGGGTGATTTCGCCTGGTACGACCATGTGCTGACCACGAGTCTGCTGCTGGGTAACGTACCTGCGCGTCATCAGAATGAAGACGGCTCGGTCGATCTGGACACACTGTTCCGTATTGGTCGTGGACGAGCGCCAACCGGTCAACCTGCCGCTGCGGCAGAAATGACTAAATGGTTTAACACGAACTATCACTATATGGTGCCGGAATTCACTCAAGGGCAGCAGTTTACGTTGACCTGGACGCAACTGCTGGATGAGGTGGATGAAGCATTGGCGCTGGGCCATAAAGTGAAGCCTGTTCTGTTAGGTCCGGTGACCTACCTGTGGCTGGGTAAAGTGAAAGGCGAGCAATTTGACCGTCTGTCACTGCTGAAAGATATCCTGCCGGTTTATCAGCAGGTGCTGGCTGAGTTGGCGAAGCGTGGTATTGAGTGGGTGCAGATCGATGAACCTGCACTGGCGCTGGAACTGCCGCAAGAGTGGCTGGCCGCGTTTAAACCCGCTTACGATGCGCTGCAAGGTCAGGTGAAATTGCTGCTGACGACCTATTTCGATAGCGTTAGCCAGAATCTGGAAACGATCAAAGCGCTGCCGGTTCAGGGGCTGCATATCGATCTGGTTCACGGTAAGGATGATGCTGCTGCGCTGAGCGTCCAACTGCCTGCTAACTGGGTACTGTCTCTGGGGGTGATTAACGGCCGTAACGTATGGCGTGCTGACCTGAGTAGCTGGTTTGAGCGCCTGCAACCGCTGGTTGGGACGCGCGATCTGTGGCTGGGCAGTTCATGCTCCCTGCTGCATAGCCCTATCGACCTGAGTGTTGAAGTGCGTCTGGATGATGAAGTGAAGAGCTGGTTTGCCTTTGCGATTCAGAAATGTGCGGAATTGTCACTGCTGTCTCAGGCACTGAACAGCGGCAATGGTCAGGCACTGGAAGCTTACAGTGCGCCGATTCGTGCTCGTCGTACCTCCACACGTGTGAATAACACGGCTGTTGCGCAGCGTCTGGCGGCCATTACCGCACAGGACAGCCAGCGTCAGAACGTGTATGCCGTGCGTGCCGATGCTCAGCGTGAGCGCTTTAATCTTCCAGCATGGCCGACTACTACGATTGGTTCTTTCCCACAAACCACCGAAATTCGCGGCCTGCGTCTGGATTTCAAGCAGGGTCGTCTGGATGGGAATAACTACCGTACCGGTATTGCTGAGCACATTAAACAAGCTGTGGTTGAGCAAGAGCGTCTGGGGTTGGACGTACTGGTGCACGGTGAAGCTGAGCGTAACGACATGGTCGAGTATTTCGGTGAGCATCTGGATGGCTTTGTCTTTACCCAGAATGGCTGGGTGCAGAGCTACGGTTCTCGCTGTGTGAAGCCGCCAGTCATCATTGGTGACGTGAGTCGTCCAGAAGCGATCACCGTTGAGTGGGCGAAATACGCACAGTCTCTGACCGACAAGCCGATGAAAGGCATGCTGACAGGTCCCGTGACCATCCTGTGCTGGTCTTTCCCGCGTGAAGACGTCACGCGTGAAACCATTGCCAAGCAAATTGCACTGGCGCTGCGTGATGAAGTGGCAGATTTGGAAGCCGCGGGTATCGGTATCATCCAGATTGACGAACCGGCGCTGCGTGAAGGTCTGCCGCTGCACCGCTCGGATTGGGCCGCTTATCTGGCCTGGGCGGTGGATGCTTTCCGCCTGAATGCCGCGGTGGCGAAGGATGATACGCAAATCCACACCCACATGTGTTATTGCGAGTTCAACGACATCATGGATTCTATCGCCGCGCTGGATGCCGACGTGATTACGATTGAAACCTCTCGCTCCGATATGGAATTGCTGGAGTCGTTTGAAGAGTTCGAATACCCGAATGAAATCGGTCCAGGTGTCTACGATATTCACTCTCCGAACGTACCGAGCGTGGAATGGATGGAAGCCCTGCTGAAGAAAGCGGCACAGCGTATTCCTGCTGAGCGTTTGTGGGTGAACCCAGACTGCGGTCTGAAAACTCGTGGCTGGCCGGAAACGCGCCAGGCTCTGGCAAATATGGTTCAGGCAGCACAACGTCTGCGTGAAGCTCAATAA
- the metR gene encoding HTH-type transcriptional regulator MetR: protein MIEFKHLRTLQALRNTGSLAAAAAALHQTQSALSHQFSDLEQRLGFRLFVRKSQPLRFTPQGEILLQLAEQVLPQIQQALQACHEPHQTTLRLAIECHSCIQWLTPALDEFHQHWPQVVMDFKSGVTFDPQPALQQGELDLVMTSDIMPRSGLHYSPLFDFEVRLVLAPDHPLAKKEKIEPEDFSTETLMIYPVQRQRLDVWRHFLQPAGVSPALKSVDNTLLLIQMVAARMGIAALPHWVVESFERQGLIVTKSLGDGLWSRLYAAVRDGEQRQPVLDAFIRSARQHACDHLPFVKDASRPNAGAPTART from the coding sequence ATGATCGAATTCAAACACCTGCGAACGCTGCAAGCACTGCGCAATACCGGATCGTTAGCCGCCGCTGCCGCTGCACTTCACCAAACCCAATCGGCGTTATCCCATCAGTTCAGCGATCTGGAACAGCGTCTTGGGTTCAGGCTATTCGTGCGTAAAAGCCAGCCGCTACGTTTTACGCCTCAGGGAGAAATTCTGTTGCAGTTGGCAGAGCAGGTGTTACCGCAGATCCAGCAGGCGTTGCAGGCCTGCCACGAGCCGCACCAAACCACGCTGCGTCTGGCAATCGAGTGTCATAGCTGTATTCAGTGGCTGACGCCTGCGCTAGACGAGTTTCATCAGCACTGGCCGCAGGTCGTAATGGATTTTAAATCGGGTGTGACATTCGACCCTCAGCCAGCACTCCAGCAAGGCGAATTGGATCTGGTCATGACCTCCGACATCATGCCGCGCAGCGGCCTGCACTATTCGCCTCTGTTTGACTTTGAAGTCAGGCTGGTGCTTGCTCCCGATCATCCACTGGCAAAAAAAGAGAAGATCGAGCCGGAGGATTTCAGCACAGAAACCCTGATGATCTATCCGGTACAGCGGCAGCGGTTGGACGTCTGGCGTCACTTTTTACAGCCAGCCGGCGTCAGCCCTGCGCTGAAAAGCGTGGATAACACACTGCTGTTGATTCAGATGGTCGCCGCCCGTATGGGAATTGCCGCGCTACCACACTGGGTGGTGGAAAGTTTTGAACGCCAAGGGCTAATTGTAACCAAATCGCTGGGTGATGGGCTTTGGAGCCGGTTGTACGCCGCCGTCCGCGACGGAGAACAGCGCCAACCGGTACTTGATGCGTTTATTCGTTCGGCGCGTCAGCACGCTTGTGATCATTTACCGTTCGTGAAGGACGCTTCACGACCCAATGCTGGTGCACCCACAGCGAGGACGTAA
- a CDS encoding rhodanese-like domain-containing protein, translating to MQEIMPFVSKNPILSIAWVALLVAVIVLTVKSKLSNVKDVVRGEAIRLINKEDAVIVDIRNRDDYRRGHIASAFNLLPNDIKNGSVGELEKHKSQPIIVVCANGLSSREAAENLHKAGFERVQVLKDGLAGWTGENLPLVRGK from the coding sequence ATGCAAGAGATTATGCCATTCGTTAGCAAGAACCCTATTTTGAGCATCGCCTGGGTTGCGTTGTTGGTTGCGGTAATTGTACTTACTGTGAAGAGTAAATTGTCGAACGTGAAAGACGTGGTTCGCGGTGAAGCGATCCGCCTGATTAATAAAGAAGATGCTGTCATTGTTGATATCCGTAACCGTGACGACTATCGCCGTGGCCATATTGCCAGCGCATTTAACTTGTTGCCGAATGACATTAAAAACGGCAGCGTAGGTGAACTCGAAAAACATAAGTCGCAGCCGATTATCGTGGTCTGCGCCAACGGCCTCTCTTCACGCGAAGCGGCCGAGAATTTGCACAAAGCCGGTTTTGAGCGTGTGCAGGTACTGAAAGATGGTTTGGCTGGCTGGACCGGTGAGAATCTGCCTTTAGTCCGCGGCAAATAA
- the pagP gene encoding lipid IV(A) palmitoyltransferase PagP has translation MHLKRALITLSLITLPIIPFSSYAVESINNTGSMESPASVAADSTSNKQDESWWQRSKHNLSATWNTSQSHDIYIPAITWHNRWTYDKEKTDKYNERPWGAGYGVSRLDQDGDWHGLYIMAFKDSFNKWEPIGGYGYEKRWRPTHDQDFQLGLGFTAGFTMRDNWNYIPIPVLLPLASISYSKLSFQATYIPGTYNNGNVFFAWFRWQI, from the coding sequence ATGCATTTGAAGCGAGCTTTAATCACGTTGAGTTTGATTACTCTACCTATCATCCCTTTTTCGAGTTACGCAGTAGAAAGCATAAATAATACGGGCAGCATGGAAAGCCCTGCATCCGTCGCGGCGGATTCTACGTCGAATAAGCAGGATGAAAGTTGGTGGCAGAGAAGTAAACACAACCTGTCTGCGACCTGGAATACGTCGCAGAGCCACGATATTTATATCCCAGCGATCACTTGGCATAACCGCTGGACGTATGATAAAGAAAAGACTGACAAATATAATGAAAGGCCGTGGGGCGCGGGTTACGGTGTTTCCCGTTTGGATCAGGATGGCGATTGGCACGGGCTTTATATCATGGCTTTTAAAGACTCCTTTAATAAATGGGAGCCTATTGGTGGTTACGGCTATGAAAAGCGCTGGCGGCCCACCCACGATCAGGATTTTCAACTAGGTCTGGGCTTTACGGCGGGTTTCACTATGCGTGATAACTGGAACTATATCCCGATCCCTGTATTGTTGCCCTTGGCGTCAATAAGTTATAGCAAACTCTCTTTTCAGGCGACGTATATTCCCGGAACGTATAATAACGGTAATGTCTTCTTTGCCTGGTTTAGATGGCAGATTTAG
- the cysE gene encoding serine O-acetyltransferase, whose translation MSTEELELVWSNIKTEARNLADCEPMLASFFHATLLKHENLGSALSYMLANKLANSIMPAIAIREVVEEAYRAEPQMIVSAARDIQAVCLRDPAVDKYSTPLLYLKGFHALQAYRIGHWLWSQDRKALAVYFQNQISVSFGVDIHPAARIGCGIMLDHATGIVIGETAVVENDVSILQSVTLGGTGKTSGDRHPKIREGVMIGAGAKILGNIEVGCGAKIGAGSVVLQSVPPHTTAAGVPARIVGRPESDKPAMDMDQYFNGINRGFEYGDGI comes from the coding sequence ATGTCGACAGAAGAATTGGAACTGGTCTGGAGCAATATCAAAACAGAAGCGCGCAACCTCGCAGACTGTGAACCGATGCTGGCCAGCTTTTTTCATGCCACGTTGCTGAAGCACGAGAATTTAGGTAGTGCACTGAGCTACATGCTAGCGAACAAGCTAGCCAATTCTATTATGCCCGCGATCGCTATTCGTGAGGTGGTGGAAGAAGCCTACCGCGCCGAGCCGCAGATGATCGTTTCCGCCGCTCGCGATATCCAGGCGGTCTGTCTGCGCGATCCGGCGGTGGACAAATACTCGACGCCGCTACTTTACCTGAAAGGGTTTCATGCATTACAGGCTTATCGCATTGGCCACTGGCTTTGGTCTCAGGATCGTAAAGCGCTGGCGGTCTATTTCCAGAACCAGATCTCGGTTTCTTTTGGTGTGGATATTCACCCGGCGGCGAGAATCGGCTGTGGGATCATGCTCGATCATGCAACAGGTATTGTGATCGGCGAAACGGCCGTGGTTGAAAATGATGTCTCCATTCTACAATCCGTGACGCTGGGCGGTACGGGTAAAACCAGCGGCGATCGTCACCCTAAAATTCGCGAAGGTGTGATGATTGGCGCAGGGGCGAAAATTCTGGGGAATATTGAGGTTGGCTGTGGCGCGAAAATTGGTGCTGGTTCTGTCGTGTTGCAATCGGTGCCTCCACATACGACGGCGGCAGGGGTTCCGGCCCGCATCGTCGGTCGCCCGGAAAGCGATAAACCCGCGATGGATATGGATCAGTATTTCAACGGTATCAACCGTGGTTTCGAATATGGCGACGGCATCTAG
- a CDS encoding carboxylate/amino acid/amine transporter, which produces MPLLIITTILWAFSFSLIGEYLAGQVDSWFSAMFRLTAAAVVFLPFLRWRGYAPRVICLYMLVGACQLGIMYLFVFQAYLYLTVPEFLLFTVMTPLYVTLIYDLLARQRLRWGYAMSALLAVFGAAVIHYHGVSEHFWWGFLLVQVANVCFAAGQVGYKRLMEIHPVPQHCAFSWFYLGAAIVTIVAWLLFGNMAKLPTTTLQWGVLAWLGIGASGLGYFMWNYGATQVDAGTLSIMNNFHVPAGLLVNFAIWHKTPDWLSFIVGTAIITSSLWVHQHWVVKRPSRTVNDHKRADAPNE; this is translated from the coding sequence GTGCCATTACTTATTATCACCACGATCTTGTGGGCATTTTCATTCAGCTTGATTGGCGAATATCTGGCGGGTCAGGTCGATAGCTGGTTTTCTGCGATGTTCCGCCTGACGGCGGCGGCGGTGGTATTTTTGCCGTTCTTACGTTGGCGGGGCTACGCGCCGCGCGTCATTTGTTTGTATATGTTAGTAGGTGCTTGCCAACTTGGTATCATGTACCTGTTCGTGTTCCAGGCTTACCTGTACCTGACCGTACCTGAGTTTTTACTTTTCACAGTGATGACGCCGTTGTACGTCACGCTAATTTACGATCTGCTTGCCCGACAGCGCCTGCGTTGGGGCTATGCTATGAGTGCGCTTCTGGCAGTATTCGGCGCAGCCGTGATCCACTATCACGGCGTGAGCGAGCATTTCTGGTGGGGGTTCCTGCTGGTGCAGGTGGCTAACGTGTGTTTTGCCGCAGGCCAGGTTGGCTATAAGCGCCTGATGGAGATTCATCCTGTGCCGCAGCACTGCGCGTTTTCCTGGTTTTATCTGGGAGCGGCAATCGTGACGATAGTCGCGTGGCTGCTCTTCGGTAATATGGCTAAGCTACCCACCACAACCTTGCAGTGGGGCGTACTGGCCTGGCTGGGGATTGGCGCTTCAGGCTTGGGTTATTTTATGTGGAACTATGGCGCAACCCAGGTGGATGCCGGAACGCTCAGCATAATGAATAACTTTCACGTGCCGGCTGGGCTACTGGTCAACTTCGCCATTTGGCACAAAACGCCAGATTGGCTGAGCTTTATCGTGGGGACGGCAATCATTACGTCCTCGCTGTGGGTGCACCAGCATTGGGTCGTGAAGCGTCCTTCACGAACGGTAAATGATCACAAGCGTGCTGACGCGCCGAACGAATAA
- the secB gene encoding protein-export chaperone SecB, which yields MSEQNNTEMAFQIQRIYTKDISFEAPNAPQVFQQEWQPEVKLDLDTASSQLADDIYEVVLRVTVTASLGEETAFLCEVQQGGIFTVGGIEGTQLAHCLGAYCPNILFPYARECITSLVSRGTFPQLNLAPVNFDALFMNYLQQQTEGEGEGAAQHQDA from the coding sequence ATGTCTGAACAAAACAACACAGAAATGGCTTTCCAAATCCAGCGTATCTACACCAAAGATATCTCTTTTGAAGCGCCGAATGCGCCTCAGGTGTTCCAGCAGGAATGGCAGCCAGAAGTAAAACTGGATCTGGATACGGCTTCTAGCCAACTGGCTGATGACATCTATGAAGTTGTACTGCGCGTGACCGTAACGGCTTCTCTGGGTGAAGAAACTGCGTTTCTGTGTGAAGTTCAGCAAGGTGGTATCTTTACCGTTGGTGGTATCGAAGGTACTCAACTGGCGCACTGCCTGGGTGCATACTGCCCGAACATTCTGTTCCCTTATGCGCGTGAGTGCATCACCAGCCTGGTTTCTCGCGGTACTTTCCCGCAATTGAACCTGGCACCGGTTAACTTTGATGCGCTGTTCATGAATTACCTGCAGCAGCAAACCGAGGGTGAAGGTGAAGGCGCTGCGCAGCATCAGGATGCCTGA
- the envC gene encoding murein hydrolase activator EnvC translates to MSKNALFVQSRVACSADRQLSALQRLLTRCASALCVGVLLLPALGQAEDNQAQLKTLQQDIAAKEKSVQQQQQRRSTLVQQLKKQEQSISQASRQLHETRNTLSTLNKELTSLSASIAKLQSQQNKQQTLLSRQLDAAFRQGQHSALQLMLSGEESQRNERILAYFGYLNEARQKSISELQQTRVELANQKRQLEQKQTQQKTLLSDQQQQQQTLEQAQSDRKKTLSTLESSLEKDQQQLTELRQNETRLRDQIARAEREAKARAEREAREAAKVRAKEEQAKRSGSSYKPTEGERSLMARTGGLGRPSGQAIWPVNGRIEHRFGEPLQGELRWKGLVITAPEGTEVKSIADGTVLMADWLQGYGLVVVVQHGKGDMSLYGYNQSALVSVGAQVKAGQPIALVGTSGGQSQPGLYFEIRRQGQAVNPQPWLGR, encoded by the coding sequence ATGAGTAAAAACGCGTTATTTGTACAGAGTCGAGTAGCATGTAGCGCCGATCGCCAGTTATCTGCATTACAAAGGCTGCTCACCCGCTGCGCCAGCGCGCTCTGCGTTGGCGTTTTGCTGTTGCCCGCGCTCGGCCAGGCAGAAGATAATCAGGCGCAGCTTAAAACCCTGCAACAAGATATCGCCGCGAAAGAAAAAAGCGTCCAACAGCAACAGCAACGGCGCAGTACCTTAGTTCAGCAGTTGAAAAAGCAGGAACAATCCATCTCTCAGGCCAGTCGCCAACTGCATGAAACACGCAATACGCTGTCTACACTCAATAAAGAATTAACCAGCCTCAGTGCCTCTATCGCAAAACTGCAATCTCAGCAAAATAAGCAACAAACGCTCCTCTCTCGTCAGCTTGATGCCGCCTTCCGACAAGGCCAGCACAGCGCGCTGCAACTCATGCTGAGCGGAGAGGAAAGCCAGCGCAACGAGCGCATCCTCGCCTACTTCGGCTACCTGAATGAAGCGCGGCAGAAATCCATCAGCGAATTGCAGCAAACCCGCGTGGAGTTGGCTAACCAAAAACGCCAGTTGGAACAAAAACAGACGCAGCAAAAAACGCTGTTAAGTGACCAGCAGCAACAACAGCAAACGCTGGAACAGGCGCAGTCCGATCGGAAGAAAACGCTGTCGACGCTGGAAAGCTCGTTAGAAAAAGATCAGCAGCAGTTGACGGAATTGCGCCAGAATGAAACCCGATTGCGCGATCAGATCGCCCGCGCCGAGCGAGAAGCAAAAGCCCGCGCCGAACGGGAAGCACGCGAGGCCGCCAAGGTTCGCGCCAAAGAAGAGCAGGCCAAACGCAGCGGCAGCAGCTACAAACCCACCGAAGGTGAGCGCTCACTCATGGCGCGTACTGGCGGCTTAGGCCGACCTTCCGGCCAAGCCATCTGGCCGGTTAATGGCCGTATCGAGCACCGTTTCGGCGAGCCGCTACAGGGTGAGCTACGCTGGAAAGGCTTGGTAATTACCGCACCGGAAGGGACTGAAGTGAAATCTATCGCTGATGGCACGGTGCTGATGGCCGACTGGCTACAAGGCTACGGACTGGTGGTGGTTGTGCAACATGGTAAAGGTGATATGAGCCTGTACGGCTATAACCAAAGCGCATTGGTTTCCGTTGGTGCTCAGGTCAAGGCGGGTCAACCCATCGCACTGGTCGGCACCAGCGGTGGGCAGAGCCAGCCCGGACTGTATTTTGAAATCCGTCGTCAGGGTCAGGCGGTCAATCCACAACCTTGGCTGGGAAGATAG